In the genome of Triticum urartu cultivar G1812 chromosome 5, Tu2.1, whole genome shotgun sequence, one region contains:
- the LOC125509136 gene encoding CRM-domain containing factor CFM3A, chloroplastic/mitochondrial-like isoform X2 produces MALLFPPPAPSPKPPFPSTLRSTRPRRATCISSVSSPRPPASAPSPSTSSPYEAPALDGGTEIRKNKKRRNLKPSFEEQALRRWSARAPSLRASFPWQRQQSQLAHREDERAEDHEPSSATLRSIVEYFDYDSSEDGGGGVGEGKDKGNDGVAHGEAAQDRDEESRPQPNYLLGTRPFSAPWMHGQEGPTVVDRPLSGPVGGDEEEAVRSGVFDDELDSEDEDEEWVDNSEVLEEEPMAVNLEEELYEDEDPAAPTASSSFPLDSILEDQSSTGSGFDRSIRRSSVSSIVNTLRNSMEESATIGSSEGEDFVQKLGSVLLPWEREEGNAFDGDKRGRHSNTKLAERTIPEPELRRLRDAALRMKERMRVGPGGVTHAIVENIHSKWKVDEVVKMRFEGPPSLNMKRTHEILEDRTGGTVIWRSGRSIVLYRGMNYNLRCVQSYAKIAEVDSSENAGDAIGVVPSSEEHDLQKPTVEHDLQKPVVERNSQKSSAEDVKRSTSVMNFSQEATETFDIDSFLDQLGPRYKDWSGRSPVPVDADLLPGLVPGYKPPFRQLPYRTKISLKDKEMTALRRLARQTAPHFALGRNREHQGLAAAIVKVWEKSSIVKIAIKRGVPNTCNDRMAEEIKKLTGGVLVSRNKEYINFYRGNDFVTPKVRKVLVEQQQHAITQQEQEELARLKASASITPIPKALKNPLVAGTLAETREATSRWGDSLNDELRKKENNRLILAKHTSLLKNMKRKLILAKTKVAKAEMALAKVQEYLSPAELPMDLETITDEERFLFRRIGLKMKAFLMLGGKFLMVLCKTCTFIGSIENWSKLL; encoded by the exons ATGGCACTGCTCTTCCCGCCCCCGGCCCCCTCACCCAAACCCCCCTTCCCATCCACCCTCCGATCGACGCGGCCGCGGCGCGCCACCTGCATTAGCAGCGTCTCCTCCCCTCGCCCTCCCGCTTCGGCGCCCTCCCCGTCCACCTCCTCGCCGTACGAGGCGCCGGCGCTAGACGGCGGCACGGAGAtaaggaagaataagaagaggAGGAACCTGAAGCCGAGCTTCGAGGAGCAGGCCCTCCGCCGCTGGTCCGCGAGGGCGCCCTCCCTGCGCGCCTCCTTCCCCTGGCAGCGGCAGCAGTCGCAGCTGGCTCACCGAGAAGACGAGCGCGCGGAGGATCATGAGCCCAGTAGCGCCACGCTGCGGTCCATCGTCGAGTACTTCGACTACGACTCCTCGGAGGATGGCGGCGGCGGTGTCGGAGAGGGCAAGGACAAGGGCAATGACGGCGTGGCACACGGCGAGGCAGCCCAGGACCGGGATGAAGAGTCGCGTCCCCAACCGAACTACCTGCTCGGGACCCGGCCGTTCTCCGCGCCGTGGATGCACGGGCAAGAAGGACCCACCGTCGTCGACCGGCCGCTCTCGGGTCCGGTGGGTGGAGACGAGGAAGAGGCTGTCAGGAGTGGTGTGTTCGATGATGAGCTAGATTCGGAGGATGAAGACGAAGAATGGGTGGACAACAGTGAGGTATTGGAAGAAGAGCCAATGGCAGTGAACTTAGAAGAGGAATTGTATGAGGATGAGGATCCTGCTGCGCCGACAGCAAGTTCTTCTTTTCCGCTGGACTCTATACTGGAGGACCAAAGTTCCACAGGCAGTGGGTTCGACAGGAGTATTAGGCGAAGCAGTGTAAGCTCAATTGTCAACACACTCAGGAATTCGATGGAGGAAAGTGCCACAATTGGGAGCTCCGAAGGGGAAGATTTTGTCCAGAAGCTGGGTTCTGTGCTCCTCCCAtgggagagggaggaggggaaTGCGTTCGATGGTGACAAGCGAGGGAGGCATAGCAACACCAAGTTGGCAGAGAGGACTATACCAGAACCAGAGCTGCGGAGGCTTAGAGACGCGGCATTGAGGATGAAGGAGAGGATGAGGGTTGGTCCAGGAGGGGTTACACATGCCATTGTGGAGAACATCCACAGTAAATGGAAGGTGGACGAGGTGGTCAAGATGAGGTTTGAAGGGCCTCCGAGCCTGAACATGAAGAGAACCCATGAGATACTAGAG GACAGGACTGGAGGAACTGTGATATGGAGGTCAGGGAGGTCGATTGTCTTATACCGAGGAATGAACTACAACCTTCGATGCGTGCAGTCATATGCCAAAATTGCGGAAGTTGATTCATCCGAAAATGCTGGCGATGCCATTGGTGTTGTACCCAGCTCTGAAGAGCATGACTTGCAAAAGCCAACTGTTGAGCATGATTTGCAAAAGCCAGTTGTCGAGCGTAATTCGCAAAAGTCAAGTGCAGAGGATGTGAAAAGATCGACATCTGTCATGAATTTCTCTCAAGAAGCTACGGAAACGTTTGATATCGATAGCTTCTTGGATCAGTTGGGACCACGCTACAAGGATTGGTCTGGTCGCAGCCCCGTCCCTGTGGATGCTGACTTGCTTCCTGGTTTAGTTCCAGGGTACAAGCCACCATTTAGGCAACTTCCTTATAGGACTAAAATTAGTTTGAAAGATAAGGAAATGACAGCTTTGCGTAGACTTGCTAGACAAACTGCTCCACATTTCGCTCTAG GGAGAAACAGGGAACACCAAGGCTTAGCTGCTGCTATTGTTAAAGTATGGGAGAAAAGTTCTATTGTAAAGATTGCCATCAAGAGGGGGGTGCCAAACACATGCAACGATAGAATGGCGGAGGAAATCAAG AAATTGACAGGAGGAGTACTTGTTTCGAGGAACAAGGAGTATATTAATTTCTATAGGGGAAATGACTTCGTGACTCCTAAAGTAAGGAAGGTCTTGGTGGAACAGCAACAACACGCAATTACTCAGCAGGAACAGGAAGAGCTGGCcaggcttaaagcatcagcctcAATTACTCCCATCCCCAAAGCATTAAAGAATCCTCTAGTTGCTGGCACTCTTGCAGAAACTAGAGAAGCCACATCTCGATGGGGAGATTCACTTAATGACGAGCTGAGGAAAAAGGAGAATAATCGTTTGATTTTGGCCAAACATACCTCTCTTTTGAAGAACATGAAGAGAAAACTGATTTTG GCGAAAACAAAGGTTGCAAAAGCAGAGATGGCTTTGGCGAAAGTTCAGGAATATCTCTCTCCAGCAGAGCTTCCAATGGATCTGGAAACTATTACAGACGAGGAGCGTTTCCTATTCCGCAGAATTGGCCTGAAAATGAAGGCCTTTTTGATGCTTG GCGGGAAGTTTTTGATGGTACTGTGCAAAACATGCACTTTCATTGGAAGCATCGAGAATTGGTCAAAATTGTTGTGA
- the LOC125509136 gene encoding CRM-domain containing factor CFM3, chloroplastic/mitochondrial-like isoform X1, whose amino-acid sequence MALLFPPPAPSPKPPFPSTLRSTRPRRATCISSVSSPRPPASAPSPSTSSPYEAPALDGGTEIRKNKKRRNLKPSFEEQALRRWSARAPSLRASFPWQRQQSQLAHREDERAEDHEPSSATLRSIVEYFDYDSSEDGGGGVGEGKDKGNDGVAHGEAAQDRDEESRPQPNYLLGTRPFSAPWMHGQEGPTVVDRPLSGPVGGDEEEAVRSGVFDDELDSEDEDEEWVDNSEVLEEEPMAVNLEEELYEDEDPAAPTASSSFPLDSILEDQSSTGSGFDRSIRRSSVSSIVNTLRNSMEESATIGSSEGEDFVQKLGSVLLPWEREEGNAFDGDKRGRHSNTKLAERTIPEPELRRLRDAALRMKERMRVGPGGVTHAIVENIHSKWKVDEVVKMRFEGPPSLNMKRTHEILEDRTGGTVIWRSGRSIVLYRGMNYNLRCVQSYAKIAEVDSSENAGDAIGVVPSSEEHDLQKPTVEHDLQKPVVERNSQKSSAEDVKRSTSVMNFSQEATETFDIDSFLDQLGPRYKDWSGRSPVPVDADLLPGLVPGYKPPFRQLPYRTKISLKDKEMTALRRLARQTAPHFALGRNREHQGLAAAIVKVWEKSSIVKIAIKRGVPNTCNDRMAEEIKKLTGGVLVSRNKEYINFYRGNDFVTPKVRKVLVEQQQHAITQQEQEELARLKASASITPIPKALKNPLVAGTLAETREATSRWGDSLNDELRKKENNRLILAKHTSLLKNMKRKLILAKTKVAKAEMALAKVQEYLSPAELPMDLETITDEERFLFRRIGLKMKAFLMLGRREVFDGTVQNMHFHWKHRELVKIVVKGKTFEQVKHIAISLEAESGGVLIALDKTTKGYSIIFYRGKNYKRPQVLKPRNLLTRRRAMARSIELQRREALNHHISVLRHKIWKLKSQLVQMRAAGRKQDAELLQTVEDDLSSDDDNIQDEGDEAYLQTYGSDDEDDADDDSNEYL is encoded by the exons ATGGCACTGCTCTTCCCGCCCCCGGCCCCCTCACCCAAACCCCCCTTCCCATCCACCCTCCGATCGACGCGGCCGCGGCGCGCCACCTGCATTAGCAGCGTCTCCTCCCCTCGCCCTCCCGCTTCGGCGCCCTCCCCGTCCACCTCCTCGCCGTACGAGGCGCCGGCGCTAGACGGCGGCACGGAGAtaaggaagaataagaagaggAGGAACCTGAAGCCGAGCTTCGAGGAGCAGGCCCTCCGCCGCTGGTCCGCGAGGGCGCCCTCCCTGCGCGCCTCCTTCCCCTGGCAGCGGCAGCAGTCGCAGCTGGCTCACCGAGAAGACGAGCGCGCGGAGGATCATGAGCCCAGTAGCGCCACGCTGCGGTCCATCGTCGAGTACTTCGACTACGACTCCTCGGAGGATGGCGGCGGCGGTGTCGGAGAGGGCAAGGACAAGGGCAATGACGGCGTGGCACACGGCGAGGCAGCCCAGGACCGGGATGAAGAGTCGCGTCCCCAACCGAACTACCTGCTCGGGACCCGGCCGTTCTCCGCGCCGTGGATGCACGGGCAAGAAGGACCCACCGTCGTCGACCGGCCGCTCTCGGGTCCGGTGGGTGGAGACGAGGAAGAGGCTGTCAGGAGTGGTGTGTTCGATGATGAGCTAGATTCGGAGGATGAAGACGAAGAATGGGTGGACAACAGTGAGGTATTGGAAGAAGAGCCAATGGCAGTGAACTTAGAAGAGGAATTGTATGAGGATGAGGATCCTGCTGCGCCGACAGCAAGTTCTTCTTTTCCGCTGGACTCTATACTGGAGGACCAAAGTTCCACAGGCAGTGGGTTCGACAGGAGTATTAGGCGAAGCAGTGTAAGCTCAATTGTCAACACACTCAGGAATTCGATGGAGGAAAGTGCCACAATTGGGAGCTCCGAAGGGGAAGATTTTGTCCAGAAGCTGGGTTCTGTGCTCCTCCCAtgggagagggaggaggggaaTGCGTTCGATGGTGACAAGCGAGGGAGGCATAGCAACACCAAGTTGGCAGAGAGGACTATACCAGAACCAGAGCTGCGGAGGCTTAGAGACGCGGCATTGAGGATGAAGGAGAGGATGAGGGTTGGTCCAGGAGGGGTTACACATGCCATTGTGGAGAACATCCACAGTAAATGGAAGGTGGACGAGGTGGTCAAGATGAGGTTTGAAGGGCCTCCGAGCCTGAACATGAAGAGAACCCATGAGATACTAGAG GACAGGACTGGAGGAACTGTGATATGGAGGTCAGGGAGGTCGATTGTCTTATACCGAGGAATGAACTACAACCTTCGATGCGTGCAGTCATATGCCAAAATTGCGGAAGTTGATTCATCCGAAAATGCTGGCGATGCCATTGGTGTTGTACCCAGCTCTGAAGAGCATGACTTGCAAAAGCCAACTGTTGAGCATGATTTGCAAAAGCCAGTTGTCGAGCGTAATTCGCAAAAGTCAAGTGCAGAGGATGTGAAAAGATCGACATCTGTCATGAATTTCTCTCAAGAAGCTACGGAAACGTTTGATATCGATAGCTTCTTGGATCAGTTGGGACCACGCTACAAGGATTGGTCTGGTCGCAGCCCCGTCCCTGTGGATGCTGACTTGCTTCCTGGTTTAGTTCCAGGGTACAAGCCACCATTTAGGCAACTTCCTTATAGGACTAAAATTAGTTTGAAAGATAAGGAAATGACAGCTTTGCGTAGACTTGCTAGACAAACTGCTCCACATTTCGCTCTAG GGAGAAACAGGGAACACCAAGGCTTAGCTGCTGCTATTGTTAAAGTATGGGAGAAAAGTTCTATTGTAAAGATTGCCATCAAGAGGGGGGTGCCAAACACATGCAACGATAGAATGGCGGAGGAAATCAAG AAATTGACAGGAGGAGTACTTGTTTCGAGGAACAAGGAGTATATTAATTTCTATAGGGGAAATGACTTCGTGACTCCTAAAGTAAGGAAGGTCTTGGTGGAACAGCAACAACACGCAATTACTCAGCAGGAACAGGAAGAGCTGGCcaggcttaaagcatcagcctcAATTACTCCCATCCCCAAAGCATTAAAGAATCCTCTAGTTGCTGGCACTCTTGCAGAAACTAGAGAAGCCACATCTCGATGGGGAGATTCACTTAATGACGAGCTGAGGAAAAAGGAGAATAATCGTTTGATTTTGGCCAAACATACCTCTCTTTTGAAGAACATGAAGAGAAAACTGATTTTG GCGAAAACAAAGGTTGCAAAAGCAGAGATGGCTTTGGCGAAAGTTCAGGAATATCTCTCTCCAGCAGAGCTTCCAATGGATCTGGAAACTATTACAGACGAGGAGCGTTTCCTATTCCGCAGAATTGGCCTGAAAATGAAGGCCTTTTTGATGCTTG GCAGGCGGGAAGTTTTTGATGGTACTGTGCAAAACATGCACTTTCATTGGAAGCATCGAGAATTGGTCAAAATTGTTGTGAAGGGAAAGACCTTTGAACAAGTTAAACATATTGCAATCTCTCTAGAAGCTGAGAGTGGAGGTGTGCTCATTGCACTTGACAAGACAACAAAAGGATATTCAATCATTTTCTACCGTGGTAAGAACTATAAAAGGCCCCAAGTTTTAAAGCCACGGAACCTATTGACAAGGAGAAGAGCAATGGCACGGTCCATTGAGCTCCAAAGACGAGAG GCACTAAACCATCATATCTCAGTTCTGCGACACAAGATCTGGAAGTTGAAATCACAGCTT GTACAGATGAGGGCTGCTGGGAGAAAACAGGATGCAGAGTTACTCCAAACAGTTGAGGACGATTTGTCTTCAGATGATGATAATATACAG GATGAAGGGGATGAAGCTTACCTGCAAACTTACGGCAGCGACGATGAGGACGATGCCGACGATGATTCCAATGAATATCTCTGA